The Pyrenophora tritici-repentis strain M4 chromosome 10, whole genome shotgun sequence genome contains a region encoding:
- a CDS encoding DDE-3 multi-domain protein: MPGTGHRLQPAVLQAILDRIAACESDRAISRATGASRNTVAKLRLSLEFWGVPYPPRCVRLGRPSILRQAQREGLQAYLNGSPGAYMDEMRDFLYDEYDVRISLASVYRELEKMRWSRKLATKRAKEQSEPLRRLYLARMAQHYKAEQIVALDESACNERTGDRKYGWSPIGEPVELSHSFRRSERWSLLPAMTIDGYISYKIFQGAITSEILEDFLEFQVLPFCNPHPGPASVIVLDNASIHRSERVRVLCQSAGVLLEYLPPYSPDFNPIEKSFKQLKGWMKRNSAQAENFIDFGVFLEYAAQLVCCNINCRSWFHRCGYPY; encoded by the coding sequence atgccaggcaccggccaccgcttgcagcccgctgttctccaggctatcctcgaccgaattgctgcctgcgaaagtgatcgagccatctctagagctacaggtgcgagccgtaacacagtagcaaagctgaggttgagcttagagttttggggcgtgccttatccgccgcgctgcgttcgacttgggcggccatctatactccggcaagctcagcgcgaaggccttcaggcatacctcaatggctcaccgggcgcatacatggatgagatgagggacttcttgtacgacgagtacgacgttaggataagccttgcgagcgtttaccgagagctagagaagatgagatggtctcgcaagcttgcaacaaagcgggcaaaggagcagagtgagccactccgccgcctctatcttgccaggatggcgcaacactataaggcggagcagatcgttgcgttggacgagagcgcctgcaatgagcgtacgggcgaccgcaagtatggctggtctccaatcggggagccggtggagctatcacacagcttcaggcgatcagaacggtggtcgctgctgccagccatgacgatagatggctacataagctataagatctttcaaggcgcgattacatctgagatcctagaagacttcttagagtttcaagtgctgccgttctgcaatcctcacccagggccagcctcagtaatcgtgcttgataacgcctccatccatcgatcagagcgtgtacgggtgctttgccaaagtgctggagtactccttgagtatctgccgccatactcaccagatttcaaccccatcgagaagagctttaagcagctcaaggggtggatgaaaaggaattcagcgcaagcggagaacttcattgactttggggtctttcttgagtatgcagcgcagctggtgtgctgtaatattaactgcagaagctggttccataggtgtggctatccctattaa